The DNA window AATTCGGTCCCACAAGATACTTTCCTCAACGTTATCGTTGTCTGCATTTCTCCTGGCAAGTTTGGGTCGTCGAATTTATCCGTGTATCGAATGCGTTCATGCGGCACCAGCTCAAGATATTTTCCGCCGAAGGAGTGGCGATGGCCTGTGGTGAAGTTCGTGAACGACATCTGGTAGGTGCCGCCGACTTTGACATCCATTTGGTGGACCTTGCCAGTGAATCCGTTCGGCGGTAGCCATTTGGCCATCGCGTCCGCATCAAGGACCGCGCGATAGAGTTTCTCAGGCGTCGTACGGAATACACGGTGAAGCCGGATAGTGTTAGTTGGCATGATCGATTCTCCTTACTTTGGGTATTGCTTGAAGTCAAAACGGATGCGCCGGATCGCTGTTCTGCCGCATAACGTTTGCGTAACAGGCGCGACGTAAGGAGCGTCCTGGCTGATGCATGGGCATGAACTTATGGGTTAGAAGTCCCCTGTCGGAGAATTCAACGTTAATCATGTTAACGATCATAACGACTAGCGGAAGGCAAAGGCAATCCCTCACGGGATGGTCTGAAGGAGGCCGGAGTGCAAAACGACGAGCCGACGAACAAAAATAGGGTACAAGCCACAGCTACTGTTTTCGCCCCAATCGAAACGCGCACCAGGCGTTGAAGTAAGTGTGGGAATACATTCGGTTGAAGTTGAAAATCAATATCAACAAAAGTCGCATCGGTAGCAGGGAGAGACTGGAATTTCTCGGATCCTGTTTTCGTAAAAATAAAATCATCTGAAGCGACAAGGTGCTGCACTGCATCAAACAACTCACAGGGCCCACGTGGGGCGTGAGCCTCGTTTATCGTTACCACGAATACGGTTATATATTGTTGGCTGGCTGAACTGCTTTGCGTTATCGGAATACTACCGGCCCGTACCCGAAGTCGCGCACCCCGATCACGCAAATGACAATGTCCAACGAGTGGTTAAAGCACAGGGTTTGGTATCGATCAAAGACCAGTAGCTACGTTTTCATTACCCTGTTTCAACCGCTTGGTGCGGATCCGTATGCTATTGATCCGGCCAAAAGAAGTTTTAACTTCGATCGGCACGGATACCCCCTCTCCCGCTCGCGGGAGAGGGTTGGGGTGAGGGCACGATTTCAAACATATTCATGCCGTATCAATAGTTATTAGCGGATGATTTATTAATTGTTTCCGCTATGGCCTTTAGCTCCTTCATCAGGGTGGCCGCCATTTCCTTCAATAATAGTGTGTAAGCCTTCTACGTAGTGTGTAAAGATGATATAGGCTTCGACAAACTCACGACCGGCCGCCACGGAATCATCTGCGTGCTTTTGTTTTTCGCTTGCATCCTTAAAACGTTCACGAACTCCATTGGCCATGGCTTTTGTCAATACATCAACCAGCTTGTCAACCGATCCAGTTTCCAAGGCTTTGTCGGCCATGGTAACGGCCGGGTCAACGCTTTCACCTGCTTTCAAACCCGTATAGCAAGCGCCTTCACCAGCCCGATGAATACGAACCAATGTTTCGAAAAAATACATATCCGCTAATTCTTTAGCATCTGCACCCTTGGAACGAACTGCAAGAGTGTTTTTAAAAGCAATTCGAATCTCTTTTTCATCATCGGCCTGCACCCATTTAAGCAAGGGTGTTACATCACCCTTTTCAAGGGCTATCCTTGCCGTTTGAACTACTGGGCCATCAAGCGTGTCGCAATGTGCAAATGCGTTTTTGCTCAATGCAGTGAATAATAGTCCAATTCCAAAATATACCACCATGATACGAGCCAAATAATTTCTTGTAGCCATTGAATTCCTCCTTAGATTTTTCAGCTAACGATTTGGTTCACCCGACCGCGAAAGCGGCCAGATGCAGCCAATAAATGCTACTAAATGCTACGAAATCGAGCCACTTTCGTGGGTCCCGCTTCCCCGCAATGCCTAACATTGCGGGGAAGACCGCCAATGTGAACGTGCAAAGAAACCGACGGCTATTAAACCAACGATAATATGTGCCCCGATGACGGCGGCAAAGATTTTTGGATGCCCGGCCAGAAATTGCTCAGGGCCAGGAATAGCAGGTGCGTAAAAGGATAGAGCAGCCAAATTAAACACCACTATTACAGCCAGTAGCGCCTTGGAGCCACGAAAAACCCACCAGCACCAGACGCCATATATTGTCTCAACGACGAATGCCAGCAACGGAACTCCGTAAAGACCCGACCCAAACTTTGGTGATTCGATACCCGGAGCTAGTGCGATGTCATGAACGTGAGTAGCCAGATCGAGAACAATATGAGACGAAACGGCGACTGCGAGCGCGAGCCCCCAAGTAGGCTTATTAAGAAGTTTTGCAACAACCAACCAAACCGTAAATGCCAAAATTGCTGTTGCAGCGATCGAATGCGAGTAAGGCATGTAAGCCAAATGAATATCGTTGAGCGCGCTTACCTGCGGCTCGGTCGTAGTGACCTCTACCCCAAGCAGGTTGAATGCCACCCACAGAAACTCGACCAGCTGAACGGATAACAGGACGGGAATTATGGGGACGCCAGGCCACTTTTTGTTGATGAGGAGCGCCGTCGCAGCGTGGTTGATTGCATTCATTTAGATAGTTCCTTGTGATGCCCAACGTAAAGTTGATGGACGCCGCGCTTTTGTGCCGGAATCTTCCCCTGATTTAATTGGCACCTGTTTAAGCCCGCTTGAGCACAGGGTTAAGTTATGGTGCATTTACTTTCCTAGCCATATGAATTCCATTCGAATGCCACTTGGCTCATAGCACATCATGTGTTTCGCAGGCCCCTGTCCTAATCGCTCCGGAGCAAATTCAATTCTGGCTCCGTTCTCTATTAGTCGTTTGTGAATGCTGTTTAAGTCATCCTCATTTTCAACGTTAAAAGCCACATGGTGTAGGCCAATATTTTTATGTCTATTGAATTGGATGGATGGTTCTTCCTTGATTGCCCAGAGAGTAAGCATGATGCTGCCGTTGCTTAGATAAATGGCTGGATATTCCTCATTCCTTTTCACCTCTTTCCAGCCAAGCAAGGAGATAAAGAAATCTGCGCTTTCTTCCAGCTTCGATACGGTAAGCCCGATATGATGCGTGCCCTTTGTAATTGGTTTGCTCATGGTTTCCTTTTCAATATTCAACATAACGACGCAAATCACCGGCAGGCTGGAGCAACGGGAGGCTTGTGGCATTCGCCACAAACGAGCGTTGCGGAGGGCTGTCCGTGTGAATTTTCCTTGTTAGGCATAATTTACGACCATGGTTTTTTCTTGCTAATCCCTTCAAGATATTTTTTATACTCTTCGTGATCTCGAACATATTTTTCCATCATTGGTTTAAGCCAGATTGATATTGGAAATAAGCTTACTTTTAACATAAGTAGTACCGTTTCATTTACTAAGAACTTCGTACTTGGTGCCTTTGCATATGCTGCATGCTCAGTAATAGCGTGTGTAATTAGATTTGTTCCGATGGCCGCACTATAGAAAGGAACTATTAATGCAGCCACTTTATAATTCAAATATATTTCACCTGTCTCATTATATTTATTTGCAAGAATTGCAGCTAAACCCTCAAACATTCCTAGAAACATGGCCGCTATTGCAATTAATAACGCGCCTGAAATAAAAACAGTTATTCGTGGCGTATTTGGCTCTTTAACACACCAAATAACAGCAAGTGTTAATAAAATAGATATTGGAACAAGCCAACTAAGCGCTATGCTAAATATTTCCATCTATAATAATTCCAAGGTTCTTAATATGCCCGCGTGCATGAACAGAATCCTTTTCCAGGTATTTCATTGCCGTTTCCCCGCAAATTCCAAATTGAGCGCGCCATTTGTCAGCACCCCGGTCGCCTGAAACTCTTGCGCGCGCGCTCAACTTTGGCTCTGATCACGCAGTCCTCGACATGATCGTTGATCAACCCCATTGCTTGCATAAAGGCATACACAGTAGTAGGTCCGACGAATTTCCAGCCTTGCTTCTTCAGATCCTTCGACAAGGCAAGCGATTCTGCGGAAGTCGATGCGGTCTGCGGTTTTGCACGCTCCTTCATGCCGGGTTCGTAACGCCAGATGAAGGCTGCCAGTGAGCCTTCCCGTTTGACGAGTTCCTGAACCCGTCGCGCATTATTGATGACCGCCTCGATCTTGCCCCGATGGCGGACGATCCCTTCGTCCTTGAGCAGACGATCGAGGTCGCGCTGGGTGAAGCGCGCTATCCTGTCGAAGTCGAAATCATGGAAGGCGGCGCGGAAGTTCTCGCGCTTGGCGAGGATGGTGCGCCAGCTCAGTCCGGATTGAAAACCCTCCAGACTCAATTTCTCAAATAAGCGATGATCATCACTGACCGGGAAACCCCATTCAGTGTCATGATAGGCTAGAAACTCCGGTGCGGCACCGCACCAGCGGCAACGTGATTTACCGTCGGGACCCACTATCGTCGTGCTCATGTGCCTGCTGTCCTAGGTTTGAAAGTTACTCATTCGAGCATAAATTTTAGCCGTTCATCGGCTTTTGACGGCGTGATTTCAAGAATTTCCGCGCTTACAACATTTTCCGCTACAAACGGATCATTGTTCACCCTGCTTTGAAGATTTGACAGTGTCGTATTATGTGCCACAATCCCGCCGCCCAAATTAGGCTGAAGACTGCCGACCAACAAAAATACGCCGTCATCAAACCCGCGTTTGA is part of the Gammaproteobacteria bacterium genome and encodes:
- a CDS encoding SRPBCC family protein, which encodes MPTNTIRLHRVFRTTPEKLYRAVLDADAMAKWLPPNGFTGKVHQMDVKVGGTYQMSFTNFTTGHRHSFGGKYLELVPHERIRYTDKFDDPNLPGEMQTTITLRKVSCGTELNIAQEGIPDAIPPEACYLGWQESLILLAKLVEAEITD
- a CDS encoding VOC family protein, which encodes MSKPITKGTHHIGLTVSKLEESADFFISLLGWKEVKRNEEYPAIYLSNGSIMLTLWAIKEEPSIQFNRHKNIGLHHVAFNVENEDDLNSIHKRLIENGARIEFAPERLGQGPAKHMMCYEPSGIRMEFIWLGK
- a CDS encoding DNA-3-methyladenine glycosylase I — translated: MSTTIVGPDGKSRCRWCGAAPEFLAYHDTEWGFPVSDDHRLFEKLSLEGFQSGLSWRTILAKRENFRAAFHDFDFDRIARFTQRDLDRLLKDEGIVRHRGKIEAVINNARRVQELVKREGSLAAFIWRYEPGMKERAKPQTASTSAESLALSKDLKKQGWKFVGPTTVYAFMQAMGLINDHVEDCVIRAKVERARKSFRRPGC